In a single window of the Pyrococcus sp. NA2 genome:
- a CDS encoding tRNA pseudouridine(54/55) synthase Pus10: MILEKASKILEKHQLCNRCLGRMFAKLGKGSNEERGKAIRLVLSMETGKIFEEPRECELCKGVFKNLDEFLRLAIEAVKDYEFNTFLIGSKFPEEIVEKEREIWEEFEIRTGEPINREFNRELGKLFAKETGKEPNKERPDVVIIVEPFSGRVRLQVNPIYIAGRYRKLVRGIPQTPAPGFKESIASIICRSFKRHFQGKCVFKGAGREDVDVRMLGRGRPFVVEIKSPRRRNVNLKLLEDEINSSGKIEVLNLRFIGPDEAEKILTTRHKKIYEALVYVKDGITREEVEKVVKALKNAEIRQRTPRRVLNSRADIVRIRKVYEVSGELVDENHFKLRLLTDGGLYIKELISGDNGRTKPSVSEILGKEAWCELLDVLDVLEEEEDAEGNT; the protein is encoded by the coding sequence GAGAGGAAAGGCGATAAGGCTTGTTTTAAGCATGGAAACCGGAAAGATATTCGAAGAGCCCAGGGAGTGTGAATTGTGCAAAGGCGTGTTCAAGAATTTAGACGAATTTTTGAGATTAGCTATTGAAGCTGTTAAAGATTACGAGTTCAACACATTCCTGATAGGTTCTAAATTCCCTGAAGAGATAGTTGAAAAAGAGCGAGAAATCTGGGAGGAATTTGAAATCAGAACTGGAGAACCCATAAATAGGGAGTTCAACAGGGAACTTGGAAAACTCTTCGCGAAAGAAACTGGAAAAGAGCCGAATAAAGAGAGGCCAGACGTGGTGATAATAGTGGAACCTTTCTCTGGAAGGGTTAGACTACAGGTGAATCCAATATACATAGCTGGAAGATATAGGAAACTCGTAAGGGGAATTCCTCAAACTCCTGCCCCAGGTTTTAAGGAGAGCATAGCATCGATAATCTGCAGATCCTTTAAGAGACACTTCCAGGGAAAGTGTGTATTTAAGGGAGCCGGAAGAGAGGATGTTGATGTCAGGATGCTTGGGAGGGGAAGACCTTTCGTTGTGGAGATAAAATCGCCAAGAAGAAGGAACGTCAACCTTAAGCTCCTCGAGGATGAAATAAATTCCTCTGGCAAAATCGAGGTTCTAAATTTAAGATTTATAGGACCAGATGAGGCTGAGAAGATACTTACAACAAGGCATAAAAAGATATACGAGGCACTAGTCTATGTCAAGGATGGAATAACGAGAGAAGAAGTTGAGAAAGTTGTTAAGGCCCTTAAAAACGCTGAGATAAGACAAAGAACGCCAAGGAGAGTTTTAAATAGCAGGGCCGATATCGTAAGGATTAGAAAGGTCTATGAGGTAAGCGGAGAACTTGTTGATGAAAATCATTTCAAGCTGAGACTACTCACGGATGGTGGTCTGTACATAAAAGAGTTAATCTCTGGGGACAATGGAAGAACAAAGCCATCTGTATCAGAGATATTGGGAAAAGAAGCTTGGTGTGAGTTACTTGACGTTTTAGATGTTCTGGAGGAGGAGGAAGATGCTGAGGGAAATACTTAA
- a CDS encoding UbiD family decarboxylase: MLREILNGFGDLIIIEEPVKKELEITKFLLKYKDRPILFKDVEGWEVAGNIWSRRERIAKFLNTDNRGLLEMLVKAMDKPEKYEFVERAEFLKNKSDVNLKELPIPKFYPKDGGRYFTSAMVIARKGSFVNVSFHRIMVLDEKRGVIRLVPRHLYSMWKDSIEHGEELDVRVVVGNPVHILLAGATSVAYGISELEIASAISKRAFGRPLEVVDLKGIPVPVESEFVFEAKITEELAEEGPFVDITGTYDIVRRQPVIVFERLYHVDNPIFHALLPGGYEHYMLMGLPKEPQIYRAVKSVVPKVHGVRLTEGGCMWLHAVVSITKQHEGDGKNAILAAFAGHPSLKRVIVVDEDINIYDDREVEWAVATRFQPDRDLVIIANARGSSLDPSGKDGLTAKWGIDATKPMERREEFERAKLTPP, encoded by the coding sequence ATGCTGAGGGAAATACTTAACGGGTTTGGGGATCTCATCATCATAGAGGAGCCCGTGAAAAAGGAGCTCGAGATAACCAAGTTTCTCCTGAAGTATAAGGATAGACCAATATTGTTCAAAGACGTTGAGGGATGGGAGGTTGCGGGGAACATATGGTCAAGGAGGGAGAGGATAGCTAAGTTCCTCAACACAGATAATAGGGGACTACTTGAAATGCTTGTCAAGGCAATGGATAAGCCGGAGAAATACGAGTTCGTTGAGAGAGCCGAGTTTCTAAAGAACAAGAGCGATGTGAACTTGAAGGAATTGCCAATCCCCAAGTTCTACCCCAAGGATGGGGGAAGGTACTTCACATCCGCAATGGTCATAGCCAGAAAGGGAAGCTTCGTTAACGTCTCGTTCCACAGGATAATGGTTCTTGATGAGAAAAGAGGAGTTATCAGATTGGTGCCCAGACACCTCTATTCGATGTGGAAGGATAGCATAGAGCACGGTGAGGAGCTTGACGTTAGGGTTGTCGTTGGAAATCCCGTTCATATTCTCCTCGCTGGAGCGACGAGTGTTGCTTATGGAATAAGTGAACTAGAGATAGCATCGGCAATAAGTAAAAGGGCATTTGGCAGGCCTCTAGAGGTTGTTGATCTGAAGGGAATTCCAGTGCCTGTTGAAAGCGAGTTTGTGTTCGAGGCAAAGATAACTGAAGAGCTCGCGGAAGAGGGACCTTTCGTTGACATAACCGGAACATATGATATAGTTAGGAGGCAACCCGTGATAGTCTTCGAGAGGCTTTATCACGTTGATAACCCAATATTCCATGCACTCTTACCTGGAGGTTACGAGCACTACATGCTAATGGGCCTACCGAAGGAGCCTCAGATATATAGAGCAGTCAAGAGCGTCGTTCCAAAGGTTCATGGAGTAAGATTAACTGAGGGAGGATGCATGTGGCTTCATGCGGTTGTCTCAATAACGAAGCAGCATGAGGGGGATGGAAAGAACGCTATTCTGGCAGCTTTCGCTGGACATCCCAGCCTCAAGAGGGTAATAGTTGTGGATGAGGACATAAACATATACGATGACAGGGAAGTTGAGTGGGCCGTGGCAACGAGGTTCCAGCCAGACAGGGATTTGGTGATAATAGCTAACGCAAGAGGATCATCACTAGATCCCTCAGGAAAGGATGGCCTGACGGCTAAGTGGGGAATAGATGCAACAAAGCCAATGGAAAGAAGGGAAGAATTTGAGAGAGCTAAGCTCACTCCTCCTTAA
- a CDS encoding ATP-binding protein encodes MYFDEKPKSRREDLYDRERELKELLNLINSRKPLIVLKGIRRLGKTSLLRVALNEANVPHVIVDLRGVNPNSRRDLYLRFQEALNEYLSRNATLFARLKDKVKLIDGVSISGVRVSLSWKKRETLYSLISALEGEGFVIAFDEVQEIRGPAGRELASLIAHFYDYGDVTFILTGSEIGLLHDFLGVEDPDAPLYGRIFHEIELSRFSREQSLDFLRKGFEQANIDAPEHVLEKAVESLDGIVGWLVKFGAISLKEGVRENVIERVLEEASKLALSELEHFLEKRPLAKKRYLTILKAIASGKNTWSELKRELEKREKREVEDAILARLLNSLLKASFIEKKINRRNVTYHITDPILEFALKQSRSHTN; translated from the coding sequence TTGTACTTCGATGAGAAGCCGAAGAGCAGGAGGGAGGATCTGTATGATAGGGAGAGGGAACTCAAAGAGTTGTTGAATTTAATTAACTCACGAAAGCCGTTAATAGTTCTCAAGGGAATCCGCAGACTTGGGAAAACGTCCCTTCTTAGAGTTGCTCTTAACGAGGCTAATGTTCCTCACGTCATAGTTGATCTCCGAGGAGTAAATCCAAATTCAAGGCGTGACCTTTATCTCCGCTTTCAAGAGGCACTCAATGAGTATCTATCAAGGAACGCAACACTCTTTGCGAGGCTGAAGGACAAGGTGAAGCTCATAGATGGTGTTAGTATTTCCGGAGTAAGAGTCTCACTATCGTGGAAGAAGAGAGAGACGTTGTATTCATTAATCTCGGCACTTGAGGGGGAGGGATTCGTAATAGCCTTTGATGAAGTCCAGGAAATTCGTGGACCAGCAGGAAGAGAGCTTGCCTCGCTTATAGCCCACTTTTATGACTATGGTGATGTGACGTTCATTCTTACGGGCTCTGAAATCGGCCTTCTCCATGACTTCCTCGGTGTTGAGGATCCAGATGCGCCTCTTTACGGTAGAATCTTCCATGAGATAGAGCTTTCCAGGTTTTCCAGGGAGCAAAGCTTGGACTTCCTTAGAAAAGGATTTGAACAGGCTAACATTGATGCTCCGGAGCATGTTCTTGAAAAGGCTGTTGAGAGTCTTGATGGGATAGTTGGCTGGCTCGTAAAGTTCGGAGCCATCTCGCTTAAGGAGGGAGTTAGGGAAAATGTCATTGAGAGAGTCCTTGAAGAAGCCTCCAAGCTTGCTTTAAGTGAGCTCGAGCACTTCCTTGAGAAGAGACCCCTTGCTAAAAAGCGCTATCTTACGATACTCAAGGCCATAGCCTCTGGTAAGAACACTTGGAGTGAACTAAAAAGGGAGCTTGAGAAAAGGGAGAAGAGGGAAGTTGAAGATGCTATCCTTGCGAGGCTCCTTAACTCGCTCTTAAAGGCATCCTTCATTGAAAAGAAGATTAATAGGAGGAATGTAACGTATCACATAACCGACCCCATACTTGAGTTCGCCCTTAAACAGTCCAGATCCCACACAAACTGA